Proteins found in one Heliomicrobium gestii genomic segment:
- the mnmH gene encoding tRNA 2-selenouridine(34) synthase MnmH: MRGNTEIPITIEKALSGEFGPLIDVRSEGEYTEATIPGAVNLPLLSNEERVRVGTIYRHQGPADAREIGLEITGPKLPEMYRKAQTIAGKGPAVLFCWRGGMRSKTTSTVLNLMGMETYRLEGGYKAFRRYVNEYLEQRLSAWPFLMLHGNTGVGKTEILSALAARGAGVIDLEAIAENRGSVFGHIGYDAIPSQQTFGAVSSWPCGPVKASPASSWSVKAAVSAASPFRRPFSGVCRRASGSCCMRRWPCESSGLSMFMPANRTGGNCCKPWSGWNSASARPGSKN; this comes from the coding sequence ATGAGAGGCAACACGGAAATTCCCATCACCATCGAGAAAGCACTGTCCGGTGAATTTGGTCCGCTGATTGATGTGCGATCAGAAGGTGAATATACAGAAGCCACCATTCCCGGCGCGGTCAATCTCCCCTTGCTTTCCAATGAGGAACGGGTTCGCGTGGGCACCATCTACCGGCACCAGGGGCCGGCCGATGCCCGCGAAATCGGCCTGGAGATCACCGGTCCCAAGCTCCCGGAAATGTACCGCAAGGCTCAGACCATCGCCGGCAAGGGACCAGCCGTCCTGTTTTGCTGGCGTGGCGGGATGCGCAGCAAGACCACATCGACTGTTCTCAACCTGATGGGGATGGAGACCTATCGACTGGAAGGCGGTTACAAGGCCTTTCGTCGTTATGTCAATGAATACCTTGAGCAGCGCCTCAGCGCCTGGCCTTTTCTGATGCTTCATGGCAACACCGGCGTCGGCAAGACGGAGATCCTCTCGGCCCTGGCCGCAAGGGGCGCCGGCGTGATCGATCTGGAGGCCATCGCCGAGAACCGGGGCAGCGTCTTCGGCCATATCGGTTATGACGCGATTCCGAGTCAGCAGACCTTTGGAGCCGTCTCTTCATGGCCTTGCGGGCCTGTGAAGGCAAGCCCGGCATCTTCATGGAGTGTGAAAGCCGCCGTATCGGCCGCGTCTCCCTTCCGCAGACCTTTTTCCGGCGTATGCAGGAGGGCGAGCGGATCCTGTTGTATGCGCCGATGGCCCTGCGAATCAAGCGGCTTGTCGATGTTTATGCCAGCCAATCGGACCGGGGGAAACTGTTGCAAGCCATGGAGCGGTTGGAACAGCGCCTCGGCAAGGCCCGGGTCAAAGAACTGA